The Anolis carolinensis isolate JA03-04 chromosome 2, rAnoCar3.1.pri, whole genome shotgun sequence genome has a window encoding:
- the inpp1 gene encoding inositol polyphosphate 1-phosphatase, translated as MAALLKSLLAASEKAAHIAQLCRQEEALFSLLIEEKRGAEKNKKFLQDFKTLADVLIQEVIKHDVGKEFPELEDHILGEESNKFENGLGETVVVQVCPTQEDTAALLQKILDRNQTAADLLAAAIHQEVVLSDPAVDEVAVEISTENIAVWIDPIDSTNQYIRGRGHVMPVDGIYPSGLRSALVLIGVYDRHSGEPVLGIINEPFFQEDPQTHRWQSKYHWGISYKGTNLSSLSQPPLRTSPRVVLSSNEKPALQKALAPLYGEQLYFASGAGYKMLCVALGLADAYVLSEGSTFKWDSCGPHAILRALGGGIVDLLLSLQAWRAGQHKELPGLTYNKPAEGSVGAERWANQGGLVAYISQEHLEAVMATLVAAKDAF; from the exons ATGGCTGCTCTCCTGAAGAGCCTACTTGCTGCATCAGAGAAGGCAGCCCACATTGCCCAGCTCTGTCGCCAGGAGGAAGCCCTCTTCAGCTTGCTCATTGAGGAGAAACGAGGGGCAGAAAAGAACAAGAAGTTCCTGCAAGACTTCAAGACGTTAGCAGATGTGTTGATCCAAGAAGTCATCAAACATGATGTGGGAAAGGAG TTTCCAGAACTGGAAGATCATATTCTTGGTGAAGAGTCCAACAAATTTGAAAATGGCCTTG GGGAGACTGTGGTGGTCCAGGTTTGCCCCACCCAAGAGGACACAGCTGCCTTGCTGCAAAAAATCCTGGATCGGAACCAGACAGCTGCTGACCTGTTAGCTGCTGCCATTCATCAAGAGGTGGTGCTTTCAGACCCAGCTGTGGATGAAGTGGCTGTGGAAATCTCCACAGAAAACATAGCTGTGTGGATTGACCCCATTG ATTCTACCAATCAGTACATCCGTGGGCGGGGCCATGTGATGCCCGTGGATGGCATCTATCCATCTGGGCTTCGCTCAGCATTGGTGCTTATTGGGGTGTACGATCGTCACTCAGGGGAACCTGTCCTAGGTATCATCAATGAGCCTTTCTTCCAGGAAGACCCTCAAACACACAG GTGGCAGAGCAAATATCATTGGGGCATCTCTTACAAAGGCACCAACCTGAGCTCGCTTAGCCAGCCTCCACTACGGACTTCCCCACGCGTGGTGCTAAGCAGCAATGAGAAACCAGCCCTGCAGAAGGCTCTGGCCCCTCTCTATGGGGAGCAGCTCTACTTTGCCTCTGGGGCTGGGTACAAGATGCTGTGTGTGGCCCTGGGCCTTGCAGATGCCTATGTGCTCTCAGAGGGCAGCACCTTCAAGTGGGATTCCTGTGGCCCCCATGCGATTTTGCGTGCCCTAGGTGGGGGCATTGTGGATCTTTTGCTGTCATTGCAGGCATGGCGGGCAGGGCAACACAAAGAGCTCCCTGGACTGACCTACAACAAGCCAGCGGAGGGCTCTGTGGGTGCTGAGCGCTGGGCCAACCAAGGAGGTCTGGtggcctacatctcccaagaGCACCTGGAGGCTGTGATGGCCACTTTGGTGGCAGCCAAGGATGCCTTCTGA